A window of Nitrospirota bacterium genomic DNA:
AAGATATACAAATCATGAAGGAAACGGGAACAAAAAAGACACGCCTGGACAAGCTCCTGTTTGAGAAAGGCCTTGTCGAAAGCAGGGAGAGGGCACGAGCAGCCATTATGGAAGGAAATGTTCAGGTCAACGGTGTTGTTGTCGACAAGGCAGGCTCACTCGTAAAACCTGACGCGCAGATTGAAGTCCTTTATAAAATGCCATATGTCAGCCGCGGCGGGCTTAAGCTTGAGCATGCGATAAAGGAGTTCAATATCAATGTCAGCGGCAAGCGAGCCATGGATGTCGGTGCGTCTACCGGAGGGTTTACAGATTGCCTTTTGCAAAATGGCGCAATAAAGGTCATCGCGGTTGATGTAGGATACGGCCAGTTCAGCTGGAGCCTGAGACAGGATGAAAGGGTTGTCCTTATTGAAAAGACGAATATCAGATACCTCCCGAATGACATCATCCCGTACAAACTCGACATCATAACCATTGACGTCTCATTCATATCATTATTAAAGGTCATCCCAAAGATTTTAGAATTCCTTAAACCTTCTGGAGAAGTTATCGCGCTTATAAAGCCGCAGTTCGAGGCAGAAAGAAAGGACATCGGCAAGGGCGGCGTGGTTAAGGATGAAAAGAAACGGCTTGAGATCGTTGAGTATATAAAGAACGAATTGATCAATATGAAGCTTGAAGTCATCGGCGTGACCGAATCGCCTGTCAAAGGGCCTAAGGGAAATGTGGAGTATTTGATATATTTCAGGAAGCCCTGATGCTAAGTAAAGAGAAGACTAATTTGCATACTATTTGGTAATACTTTAAAATATTACTAAAGGTTACTCATAAAGGAGGAGCATATTATGTCAGTAAAAACTTCAGTCAACATCCCTGATGACATATTTAACGAAGTCAAAAAACTCTCGGATAATTTCAGCTCAGTAGTCGCAGAAGCGCTTACAGAGTATCTTAGAAGGAAGAAGGTTGAAAAGGCGATGTCAAGCTTCGGCAAATGGGAAGAGCGGGATAAAAGCAGCGCGGAAATTGTTAAGGACATGAGAAAAGAGGACAAAAGGCGCTATGCGAACCGTAATCGTTGACACCGATGTCGCCATTGACTACTTGCGGGGAATTCCGTATGCCAATGAACTCATGCTGGGCCTTTGGG
This region includes:
- a CDS encoding TlyA family RNA methyltransferase; its protein translation is MKETGTKKTRLDKLLFEKGLVESRERARAAIMEGNVQVNGVVVDKAGSLVKPDAQIEVLYKMPYVSRGGLKLEHAIKEFNINVSGKRAMDVGASTGGFTDCLLQNGAIKVIAVDVGYGQFSWSLRQDERVVLIEKTNIRYLPNDIIPYKLDIITIDVSFISLLKVIPKILEFLKPSGEVIALIKPQFEAERKDIGKGGVVKDEKKRLEIVEYIKNELINMKLEVIGVTESPVKGPKGNVEYLIYFRKP